The following proteins are encoded in a genomic region of Fretibacterium sp. OH1220_COT-178:
- the rplD gene encoding 50S ribosomal protein L4, protein MPAVKVVDFNGQDAGEMNLSDAVFAAPVHIPAMHQVVVAHLANCRQGTHSTKTRGEVRGGGKKPWKQKHTGRARQGSTRSPIWVHGGVAHGPKPRDYHQKVNRKVRRLAMKSALSVKVRDELMTVVKGMEMDKPSTKAMKNFMEAIGAEKALVVCHTSADSVMRSVRNIPGAKFINIASINVYDLMNSKALVVTPEVVARLEEVYAR, encoded by the coding sequence ATGCCTGCAGTTAAAGTTGTGGATTTCAACGGCCAGGACGCGGGGGAGATGAACCTCTCCGATGCGGTGTTTGCCGCGCCCGTGCACATCCCGGCCATGCATCAGGTCGTGGTGGCGCACCTGGCCAACTGCCGCCAGGGCACGCACAGCACCAAGACGAGGGGCGAGGTCCGCGGTGGCGGAAAGAAGCCTTGGAAGCAGAAGCACACCGGGCGCGCCCGTCAGGGCAGCACGCGCTCTCCCATCTGGGTTCACGGTGGTGTGGCCCATGGCCCCAAGCCGCGCGACTATCACCAGAAGGTCAACAGGAAAGTACGTCGGCTGGCCATGAAGAGCGCCCTTTCGGTCAAGGTTCGTGACGAGCTGATGACCGTAGTCAAGGGGATGGAGATGGACAAGCCCTCCACGAAGGCGATGAAGAACTTCATGGAGGCCATCGGGGCGGAGAAGGCCCTGGTGGTGTGCCATACGAGTGCGGACAGCGTCATGCGTTCGGTTCGCAACATTCCGGGCGCCAAGTTCATCAATATCGCCAGCATCAACGTTTATGACCTCATGAACTCCAAGGCGCTGGTCGTGACCCCCGAGGTCGTGGCCCGGCTGGAGGAGGTGTATGCAAGATGA
- the rplW gene encoding 50S ribosomal protein L23 has translation MNLVAHDIIIRPIVTEKSSSLMEHNKYTFEVHRDANKIQIRQAVEQIFKVKVLSVNTINVKGKPKRMGAYLGKTRSWKKAIVALPEGQRIEFFEGASI, from the coding sequence ATGAATCTGGTCGCGCACGACATTATCATTCGGCCGATCGTCACGGAGAAGAGCAGTTCTCTGATGGAGCACAACAAGTACACCTTCGAGGTCCACAGGGACGCAAACAAGATCCAGATCCGTCAGGCGGTCGAGCAGATCTTCAAGGTCAAGGTCCTGAGCGTCAATACGATCAATGTCAAGGGCAAACCCAAGCGTATGGGAGCCTATTTGGGCAAGACTCGTTCCTGGAAGAAGGCGATTGTGGCACTGCCGGAGGGGCAACGCATTGAGTTCTTCGAGGGTGCCTCCATCTAG
- the rplB gene encoding 50S ribosomal protein L2 yields MSIKQFKPYTPGRRQMSIQGREDITADKPERSLTVELRKSGGRNNTGRITMRHIGGGHKRTYRIIDFRRDKIGVPGKVATIEYDPNRNARIALIHYVDGEKRYILLPKGLKVGDTVHAGPDADITPGNALKLKDMPVGTVVHNLELEPGRGAKLVRSAGTSAQLMAKEGKYAFIRMPSGELRLILLECMATVGQVGNEDYENISLGKAGKTRWSGRRSRVRGMVMNPVDHPMGGGEGKSKSNKHPVSPWGTPAKGYRTRKRKPSDRLIVRRRYDK; encoded by the coding sequence ATGTCGATCAAACAGTTCAAACCCTATACCCCGGGTCGCCGGCAGATGTCCATCCAGGGGCGTGAGGACATCACGGCCGACAAGCCCGAGCGGTCCCTGACCGTCGAGCTGCGGAAGAGCGGCGGGCGCAACAACACCGGCCGCATCACAATGCGCCATATCGGTGGGGGCCACAAGAGGACCTACCGCATCATCGATTTTCGCCGCGACAAGATCGGCGTGCCGGGCAAGGTCGCCACGATCGAGTACGATCCGAACCGGAACGCCCGCATCGCTCTGATCCACTATGTGGACGGCGAGAAACGCTACATCCTTCTTCCCAAGGGATTGAAGGTCGGGGATACGGTTCACGCGGGGCCCGATGCGGACATTACCCCGGGCAACGCCCTCAAGCTGAAGGATATGCCGGTGGGTACGGTCGTCCATAATCTCGAGCTCGAGCCCGGCCGGGGCGCCAAGCTGGTGCGCTCGGCGGGGACGTCGGCCCAGCTGATGGCGAAGGAGGGCAAGTACGCCTTTATCCGGATGCCGAGCGGCGAGCTCCGTCTGATCCTTCTCGAGTGCATGGCCACGGTGGGGCAGGTGGGCAACGAGGATTACGAGAACATCTCCCTGGGCAAGGCGGGAAAGACCCGTTGGAGCGGTCGCCGTTCCCGCGTGCGGGGCATGGTGATGAACCCGGTGGACCACCCGATGGGCGGCGGCGAGGGAAAGAGCAAGAGCAACAAGCATCCTGTTTCTCCGTGGGGCACGCCGGCTAAGGGATATCGTACGCGCAAGCGCAAGCCTTCCGACAGGCTCATCGTTCGCCGCCGTTACGATAAGTAG
- the rpsS gene encoding 30S ribosomal protein S19 codes for MARSAKKGPFIEQRLLAKIEEMNISGNKKVLKTWSRRSTVVPQMIGHTIAVHNGRMHLPVYVSENMVGHKLGEFAPTRKFGRHAGQERSTKGR; via the coding sequence ATGGCTCGTTCCGCCAAAAAGGGGCCTTTCATCGAGCAGAGGCTCCTGGCCAAGATAGAAGAGATGAACATATCGGGGAACAAAAAGGTCCTCAAGACCTGGTCCCGTCGTTCCACCGTGGTTCCGCAGATGATCGGACACACCATCGCCGTCCACAACGGGCGGATGCATCTTCCGGTCTATGTCAGCGAGAACATGGTCGGGCACAAGCTGGGGGAGTTCGCTCCGACGCGCAAGTTCGGGCGTCACGCGGGGCAGGAGCGCTCCACAAAGGGAAGGTAG
- the rplV gene encoding 50S ribosomal protein L22: MESKTVAKAMARQVRISPTKVRQVLALIRGKDAGEAMTILRFSPQKAARVVYKVLQSAVANAEHNYGMDTDKLHVLTAFADQGPSMKRFRPASMGRAHPYVHRTSHVTVTVSER; this comes from the coding sequence ATGGAGTCTAAAACTGTGGCCAAGGCCATGGCGCGCCAGGTGAGGATCTCCCCGACGAAGGTGCGGCAGGTGCTGGCCCTCATCCGGGGCAAGGATGCCGGCGAGGCCATGACGATCCTGCGCTTCAGCCCTCAGAAGGCCGCGCGGGTCGTCTACAAGGTCCTGCAGAGCGCCGTGGCGAACGCCGAGCACAATTACGGGATGGATACGGACAAGCTGCATGTTCTCACGGCCTTTGCGGATCAGGGGCCCTCGATGAAGCGCTTTCGTCCCGCCTCCATGGGAAGAGCCCATCCTTATGTGCACCGCACATCCCATGTGACCGTTACGGTTTCGGAACGTTAG
- the rpsC gene encoding 30S ribosomal protein S3 has product MGQKVHPVGYRLGVATEWESKWYAGRKEYAKKLHEDLRLREWIMKKWEGAAISRVEIERVGHVVRFTIWTARPGVVIGRGGAEIQTIKDELQAMTGGKVMINVQEIKNPDVVAQLVAENIASALERRVSFRRAMKQAIFRATKAGALGIKAQVAGRLGGAEIARTEWYNEGRLPLSTIRADIDYGFAEANTMYGVIGCKIWIYRDRENERPMAPRGGRRERARG; this is encoded by the coding sequence GTGGGGCAGAAGGTTCATCCCGTAGGATACAGGCTTGGAGTTGCGACGGAGTGGGAGTCCAAGTGGTACGCCGGTCGCAAGGAATATGCGAAGAAGCTGCACGAGGACCTCAGGCTTCGTGAGTGGATAATGAAGAAGTGGGAGGGCGCCGCCATCTCCCGAGTGGAGATCGAGCGCGTGGGGCACGTGGTCCGCTTCACCATTTGGACGGCCCGGCCCGGAGTGGTCATCGGCCGGGGCGGGGCGGAGATTCAGACGATCAAGGACGAGCTTCAGGCCATGACCGGCGGCAAGGTCATGATCAACGTCCAGGAGATCAAGAATCCGGACGTGGTCGCTCAGCTGGTCGCGGAGAACATCGCCTCCGCCCTCGAGCGCCGGGTTTCGTTCCGTCGAGCCATGAAGCAGGCCATCTTCCGTGCGACGAAGGCCGGGGCCCTTGGAATCAAGGCTCAGGTCGCGGGCCGTCTCGGCGGCGCGGAGATCGCCCGTACCGAGTGGTACAACGAGGGGCGGCTTCCCCTCTCGACGATTCGTGCCGATATCGACTACGGCTTTGCCGAGGCCAATACGATGTACGGCGTGATCGGCTGCAAGATTTGGATTTACCGCGACCGTGAGAACGAGCGTCCCATGGCGCCTCGCGGTGGCCGCCGTGAAAGGGCAAGGGGGTAG
- the rplP gene encoding 50S ribosomal protein L16 — translation MLMPSRVKYRKSHRSPLRGVSKGGTAVAFGDWGIQAQENAWITARQIEATRVAISRKMKKGGKIWIRIFPDRPYTKKPLETRMGKGKGAPEFWVAAVKRGRILFEFAGIPQEVAELAFRTASHKLPIKVRMVSREGMGGED, via the coding sequence ATGCTTATGCCCAGCAGGGTCAAATACCGTAAATCCCACAGATCCCCCCTTAGGGGCGTCTCCAAGGGCGGCACGGCCGTCGCCTTCGGCGACTGGGGAATTCAGGCGCAGGAAAACGCCTGGATCACGGCACGTCAGATCGAGGCCACGCGTGTGGCCATCTCCAGAAAGATGAAGAAGGGCGGCAAGATCTGGATCCGTATTTTCCCGGACCGTCCTTACACGAAGAAGCCTTTGGAGACGCGTATGGGAAAGGGTAAGGGCGCGCCCGAGTTCTGGGTCGCCGCCGTCAAGCGGGGCCGCATTCTGTTCGAGTTTGCGGGAATCCCCCAGGAAGTCGCGGAGTTGGCCTTCCGGACGGCCTCCCACAAGCTGCCGATCAAGGTACGCATGGTGTCAAGAGAAGGTATGGGTGGTGAAGACTAA
- the rpmC gene encoding 50S ribosomal protein L29 codes for MDATKLRELNLEELQEKYRQYKEELFNLRFQNAVGQLKNTSRIRDVRKIIARVLTVAGEKSRAMEGSAARR; via the coding sequence ATGGATGCGACGAAACTTCGGGAGCTGAACCTGGAGGAACTCCAGGAGAAGTACCGTCAGTATAAAGAGGAGCTTTTCAATCTTCGTTTTCAGAACGCAGTCGGACAACTCAAGAATACGAGCCGCATCCGGGATGTCCGAAAGATTATAGCCAGAGTGCTGACCGTCGCGGGCGAGAAGAGCCGCGCGATGGAGGGCTCTGCTGCCAGGAGGTAG
- the rpsQ gene encoding 30S ribosomal protein S17, translating to MEAGLSHRKVRVGIVVSDKMDKTVVVKVSRLAEHPLYGKRIERAKKYVAHDEENTCRVGDQVRIRETRPLSKTKRWELIEVMRRAPVFDSDTPGEE from the coding sequence ATGGAGGCGGGGCTCTCCCACCGCAAGGTCCGGGTGGGGATCGTAGTCAGCGACAAAATGGACAAGACGGTCGTCGTCAAGGTCTCCCGTCTTGCGGAGCATCCTCTCTACGGGAAGCGGATCGAGAGGGCGAAGAAGTATGTGGCTCATGACGAGGAGAATACCTGCCGTGTCGGCGACCAGGTACGCATCCGCGAGACTCGTCCCCTGAGCAAGACCAAGAGATGGGAACTGATCGAAGTTATGCGGCGCGCCCCTGTCTTCGATTCTGATACGCCCGGAGAGGAGTAA
- the rplN gene encoding 50S ribosomal protein L14, with protein MIQLTTVLNVADNSGARKLFCIQVMGGSRRKWGTIGDVIVASVREAIPNSNIAKGSVVKAVIVRTKKEVRRRDGSYVRFDDNAAVIIDNNGEPKGTRIFGPVGRELRAKKYMRILSLAPEVV; from the coding sequence ATGATTCAGTTGACGACAGTATTGAACGTTGCTGACAACTCCGGAGCCCGAAAACTTTTCTGCATCCAGGTCATGGGCGGAAGCCGGCGCAAGTGGGGCACGATCGGCGACGTCATCGTCGCCTCGGTTCGCGAGGCCATTCCCAACAGCAACATCGCCAAGGGGTCCGTGGTCAAGGCCGTGATCGTCCGCACCAAGAAGGAGGTCCGCCGTCGGGATGGCTCCTACGTCCGTTTCGACGACAACGCCGCCGTGATCATCGACAACAACGGAGAGCCGAAGGGGACCCGTATTTTTGGCCCCGTGGGCAGGGAGCTGCGTGCGAAGAAGTACATGCGCATCCTCTCCCTCGCGCCCGAAGTGGTTTAG
- the rplX gene encoding 50S ribosomal protein L24 — translation MSVRIKKNDRVRVISGKDKGKEGKILRRIPARDMVVVEGVNMVSRHMRPSQKNPQAGIHKQEAPIYAAKVMLVCPQCGAATRVGSSFLESGKKVRVCKKCNEIIDRA, via the coding sequence ATGTCCGTAAGAATCAAGAAGAACGACCGCGTCCGCGTCATCTCCGGTAAGGACAAGGGCAAGGAGGGCAAGATCCTGCGCCGTATTCCGGCCCGTGACATGGTCGTCGTCGAGGGTGTGAACATGGTCTCCCGCCACATGCGGCCCAGCCAGAAGAACCCCCAGGCCGGAATCCACAAGCAGGAGGCTCCCATCTACGCCGCCAAGGTCATGCTCGTCTGCCCGCAGTGCGGTGCGGCTACGCGCGTCGGTTCCTCCTTCCTGGAGAGCGGCAAGAAGGTCCGCGTCTGCAAGAAGTGCAACGAGATCATCGACAGGGCCTGA
- the rplE gene encoding 50S ribosomal protein L5, whose amino-acid sequence MTPRMLEKYKTEISPALQKEFGYKNVMQLPRLEKVVVNIGVGDAKLDIKFMDAAIAELRAITGQQPLLKRAKKSIAGFKVREGMPVACSVTLRGRRMWEFLDRLISLALPSIKDFQGVSRRGFDGRGNYNLGLREQLIFPEISYDKVIRSRGMNVSIVTSASSDEEAYALLKGMGMPFNNR is encoded by the coding sequence ATGACGCCGCGTATGTTGGAAAAATACAAGACGGAGATCTCTCCCGCCCTGCAGAAGGAGTTTGGCTACAAGAACGTGATGCAGCTCCCCAGGCTCGAGAAGGTCGTTGTGAACATCGGTGTGGGCGATGCCAAGCTGGACATCAAGTTCATGGATGCAGCGATTGCGGAGCTTCGTGCGATCACGGGACAGCAGCCCCTGCTCAAGAGGGCCAAGAAGTCCATCGCCGGCTTCAAGGTTCGCGAGGGGATGCCTGTGGCCTGTTCGGTGACCCTGAGAGGGCGTCGGATGTGGGAGTTTCTGGACCGCCTGATCTCCCTGGCCCTGCCCAGCATCAAGGACTTTCAGGGCGTGTCGAGGCGCGGGTTCGACGGCCGCGGGAACTACAACCTGGGGCTGCGCGAGCAGCTGATCTTCCCGGAGATCAGCTACGACAAGGTCATCCGGTCCCGGGGCATGAACGTCTCGATCGTGACCAGCGCTTCGAGCGACGAGGAGGCCTATGCCCTCCTCAAGGGCATGGGAATGCCCTTCAACAACCGTTAG
- a CDS encoding type Z 30S ribosomal protein S14 — protein sequence MARKAMRYKAKLPPKFEVRQHNRCPLCGRVHAYMRMFDMCRCCFRKLAREGRIPGVVKSSW from the coding sequence ATGGCAAGAAAGGCTATGAGGTACAAGGCGAAACTCCCCCCGAAGTTCGAGGTGCGGCAGCACAACCGCTGCCCGCTGTGCGGCAGGGTGCACGCCTACATGCGTATGTTCGATATGTGCCGCTGCTGCTTCCGCAAGCTTGCCCGCGAGGGCAGAATACCCGGCGTCGTCAAGTCGAGCTGGTAG
- the rpsH gene encoding 30S ribosomal protein S8 → MYVNDPIADMLTRVRNANMIYSESVDVPASKMKLAIARILKEEGYIKNFKTITDPKKPYASIRIFLSYGPDRERVIQGLRRISKPGRRIYVGKDKLPVVMGGLGLAVVSTSQGLKTGAEASKLGLGGEVLCYVW, encoded by the coding sequence ATGTACGTTAACGATCCAATCGCGGATATGCTCACGAGGGTGCGCAACGCGAACATGATTTACAGCGAGAGCGTGGATGTGCCTGCCAGCAAGATGAAGCTGGCCATTGCCCGTATCCTCAAGGAGGAGGGGTACATCAAGAACTTCAAGACGATCACCGACCCGAAGAAGCCCTATGCCTCGATCCGCATCTTCTTGTCCTACGGTCCCGACCGCGAGCGCGTGATTCAGGGGCTGCGCCGGATCAGCAAGCCGGGCAGGAGAATCTACGTCGGCAAGGACAAGCTTCCGGTCGTCATGGGAGGGCTCGGTTTGGCCGTGGTTTCGACCTCCCAGGGCCTGAAGACGGGGGCCGAGGCCTCGAAGCTCGGACTGGGCGGAGAAGTTCTCTGCTACGTCTGGTGA
- the rplF gene encoding 50S ribosomal protein L6 — protein MSRIGRKAIVLPKGTTVTVKGDKVVVKGAKGELDTPLMPGIAVDVAEDKVVVSRSNDEKQTCAWHGMTRALIANMVTGVTEGFQRTMEIVGVGWRAQLQGKTLVMNLGFSHPVEFTPPQGVEIVVENPIKFVVKGIDKELVGQTCALIRQYRPPEPYHGKGIRFLNEHIVRKAGKTGAK, from the coding sequence ATGTCTCGAATTGGACGCAAGGCGATCGTCCTTCCCAAGGGGACGACCGTGACGGTTAAAGGGGACAAGGTCGTGGTGAAGGGGGCCAAGGGCGAGCTGGATACCCCCCTGATGCCCGGAATCGCGGTGGACGTCGCCGAGGACAAGGTTGTCGTCTCCCGCTCGAACGACGAGAAGCAGACCTGCGCCTGGCACGGGATGACCCGCGCCCTCATCGCCAACATGGTGACCGGGGTGACCGAGGGCTTCCAGAGGACGATGGAGATCGTCGGCGTGGGCTGGAGGGCCCAGCTTCAGGGCAAGACGCTCGTGATGAACCTGGGCTTCTCCCATCCGGTCGAGTTCACGCCTCCTCAGGGCGTGGAGATCGTGGTCGAGAACCCCATCAAGTTCGTCGTCAAGGGGATCGACAAGGAGCTGGTGGGGCAGACCTGCGCGCTCATTCGGCAGTATCGTCCGCCGGAGCCCTACCACGGCAAGGGCATCCGTTTCCTGAACGAACATATCGTTCGCAAGGCCGGCAAGACCGGCGCGAAGTAG
- the rplR gene encoding 50S ribosomal protein L18, producing MKKKSRNDLRVVRHERLRRTLAGTAEKPRLAVFRSLSHIYVQIIDDDLGHTLASVSTLEKAVREGLKGTCNVEAAKAVGKLAAERAKAKGIEAVVFDRGGHRYHGKVKAVADAAREAGLKF from the coding sequence ATGAAGAAAAAGAGCAGAAACGATTTGCGCGTCGTGCGCCACGAAAGGCTGCGCCGGACGCTTGCGGGGACGGCCGAGAAGCCGCGGCTGGCGGTTTTTCGGAGCTTGAGCCATATCTACGTACAGATCATCGACGACGACCTGGGGCACACGCTGGCGTCGGTCTCGACCTTGGAGAAGGCCGTCAGGGAGGGGCTCAAGGGGACCTGCAACGTCGAGGCGGCAAAGGCGGTCGGCAAGCTGGCCGCGGAGCGCGCCAAGGCGAAGGGGATCGAGGCAGTGGTCTTCGATCGCGGCGGCCATCGCTATCATGGCAAGGTCAAAGCTGTGGCCGACGCGGCCCGCGAGGCCGGCCTTAAGTTTTAA
- the rpsE gene encoding 30S ribosomal protein S5, producing the protein MIKKRIDAKSLELKERVVAINRVSKVVKGGKRFKFAVLVVVGDGDRYVGAGIGKAKEISEAVRKGIDKASKGLVEIRRAGETMPHPVTGNFGAASVLLKPAPAGTGVIAGGVVRAIMELGGVKDVVTKVVGRTSNAINVAWATLEALKETRTADEIYKLRGKKAPESAAVSAD; encoded by the coding sequence ATGATCAAGAAGCGAATCGATGCTAAATCCCTGGAGCTGAAAGAGCGCGTCGTCGCCATAAATCGTGTGAGCAAGGTCGTCAAGGGCGGTAAGCGCTTCAAATTTGCGGTGCTCGTCGTCGTGGGCGACGGGGATCGCTACGTCGGCGCCGGGATCGGCAAGGCCAAGGAAATTTCCGAGGCCGTGCGCAAGGGGATCGACAAGGCGAGCAAGGGGCTCGTCGAGATCCGAAGGGCCGGCGAGACCATGCCCCACCCCGTCACGGGCAACTTCGGGGCCGCGTCGGTCCTGTTGAAGCCCGCCCCTGCCGGTACGGGAGTCATCGCCGGCGGCGTCGTGCGCGCCATTATGGAGCTGGGCGGGGTCAAGGACGTCGTCACCAAGGTCGTCGGGCGGACGTCCAACGCCATCAACGTGGCCTGGGCGACTCTCGAGGCCCTCAAAGAGACCCGTACTGCGGACGAGATCTACAAGCTTCGCGGGAAAAAGGCCCCGGAGTCCGCGGCCGTGTCCGCGGACTAG
- the rpmD gene encoding 50S ribosomal protein L30, giving the protein MAKIRIKWVKSAIGFAERQKRTLKALGFRKLQSTVEHEDTPQIRGMIEHVRHLVVWTSDN; this is encoded by the coding sequence ATGGCTAAAATAAGGATCAAATGGGTCAAGAGCGCGATTGGGTTCGCGGAGCGTCAGAAGCGGACTCTCAAGGCCCTGGGCTTCAGGAAATTGCAGTCGACGGTGGAGCACGAGGATACCCCTCAGATCCGCGGCATGATCGAGCACGTCCGGCACCTGGTGGTCTGGACGAGCGACAACTGA
- the rplO gene encoding 50S ribosomal protein L15, whose translation MNIHDLRPAPNSRRDAKRLGQGIASGTGKTAGKGHKGHKARAGGGVRPGFEGGQMPLARRVPKSGFNNARFAKEYQIVNLFSLADKFESGREIGVQDLLNAGLIRTASRPVKVLAKGELGKAFTLKVNAVSGGARAKIEAAGGKVEVI comes from the coding sequence ATGAATATTCACGACCTTAGGCCCGCGCCGAACTCCCGCCGGGACGCGAAGCGTCTGGGGCAGGGGATCGCCAGCGGGACGGGCAAGACCGCCGGCAAGGGGCACAAGGGACACAAGGCCCGCGCAGGCGGCGGCGTCCGTCCCGGCTTCGAGGGCGGACAGATGCCCTTGGCCCGCAGGGTGCCCAAGAGCGGGTTCAACAACGCACGCTTCGCCAAGGAGTATCAGATCGTGAACCTGTTCTCCCTGGCCGACAAATTCGAGTCGGGGCGCGAGATCGGGGTTCAGGACCTTCTGAATGCGGGGTTGATCCGCACGGCATCCCGGCCCGTCAAGGTGCTGGCGAAGGGCGAGCTCGGCAAGGCTTTCACCTTGAAGGTCAACGCCGTCAGCGGGGGAGCGCGTGCGAAAATCGAGGCGGCGGGCGGGAAGGTCGAGGTGATCTGA